CCTCCAGCACGCCCAGGCCGCGCTTGCCGCGCGCGCGTTTCTGGGGGTCGGCGTGGTCGGCCAGCAGCTGCAACTCGCGCAGCACGAAGCCCGGGACGACCAGTTCGCCCTCCAGAAAGCCGCTGCGGGTCAGCTCCACGATGCGGCCGTCGATAATCACGTTGCTGTCCAGAATCTTGCTGCCCGGCTGCCGGCGCACCTGCGGAAAGGCCAGAAACCCCAGCGCGTCGGCGTGGCGCACGGCGAAAGGCACGAAAAAAGCCGCCAGCAGCCCGGTTACCCCGACGCTCCACACCCAGGAGTAAAAAGGCAGGGCGCGCAGCAGCTGCCCCAGCAGCACGCTCAGCAGCAGGGCCACCAGCAGCCCGGCTGTGGCCGCCGCCACCGTGCTGGGCGACAGCCCCGCGTACCAGCGGGTCAGGCGCCCCCATAGCCGGGTCACCAGCCGCTCGGCGCGGGGCGCGAGCAGCAGGGCCGCCAGGGCGCCGGCCAGCATCAGGCTGAGGGTGTTGACGCGCGCCAGCTCGGCGTCCCCCGGGCCAAGCAGCAAACCGGCCGCCCACCCCAGCCCCAGGCCCAGCAACAAGATGAACAGGCGAAACGCGAGCACGCCCCCGAGTCTACCCGACTCTTCCGCCTGAATTCCGGGCACAACGGCGGGGGTGCGCTGTTCCTGCCAGCTGCTCCCTCCCCTCAGCGCCCCATGAGCAAGCTGACGGCTAGATGTGGGTCTCAAAGTGGACGCTCATGTGCGGCAGGTAGCATTCCAGCCATGCGTCAAGTTTCGAAGGTGGTTCGCGTGGCGGGCCTGCTGTTGACAGGAGGGCTGTCGAGCGCGAGCGCCCAGGCCACCACCCCCACGGCCCCGGCCGCTCCCCGCCCGGCAGCGGCGCCCGGCACAGCCGTTTCGGCAGCGACCGCCCGGGCGGTCAGCAGCGTCGCTGTGGAGATCAGCGGCACCGTGAGGGGCCAGATCGTCTCGTGCCCGAAGACCCTCAAGGTCAGCGCGGCGGCCGTGTGCCTGTACGTTCAGAACACGCCCTCCAGCCTGCGGCCGCTGGTGCGCGGCAAGCTCGGCACGCGGGCGCTGGCCGACTGGAAGACCTCCGGTCAGGCCAGTTCGCTGCTGGTGTCGGGCGCGGCGAACGGGCCGGTCGCGGCATTCGTGCTGATGGCGCCCCTCTCCGAGCGCGAGACGCTGCTGGTCGTGGACGTGGCGCAGGCCCCCGCCGCCTCCGGCGCGGCCCGTCCGGCCACCCCCGCAGGTGTGGTGCGCGGTCAGCCCTACGTGCTGGGGCGCGACCTCGTCGGGGTGGTCAACGTGACCTCGCTGGGGGGCGGGCGCTTTCGCCTCAGCCGCACCGGGGGCGAGACCCTCACCGTGACCGCCGGGCAAAAGGGCGCGCAGCTGGGCAGCGGCACGGTGGAACTCCCGCTCGTTCCGGCCACCGACGGCACCAACCTGATTTTCCCGCTGGCGGGCCTGCGCTCGCTGGGCTGCACCTTCACGCCCGCCGGGTCGAACGTGACGGTCGCCTGCGGGTCGGCCAGCGTGGGCCTCAAGCCCATCGTGTTCTGACGCCCCGCCCTTCGGTCAGGAAGGGCTGTGGGAAAGTGCCTGTGGAGCGCACTTTCCCGCAGCCCTTGTCTGCCCTCTCACCCCGGCGGCGAGCGGCTTTAGTTCGCCTTGAGACTCGGGGCCGGGGGAACCGCCGCGCGGGCGCGTGCGTAATCATGACGGCAAGGAGGCCACACCCATGAGCATTCTCGACCGTCTTTCCCGACTGCTGCGCGCCAACGTCAACGACCTGATCAGCAAGGCCGAAGACCCCGCCAAGATCATCGACCAGGCCCTGCGCGACATGCGTGCCGCTTACACCGAGGCCCGCACCGAGGTGGCCGACGCAATGAGCCAGAGCGCCAAGCTCACCCGCGAGGCGGGCACCAACCGCAAGCTCGCCGAGGAGTACGAGAAAAAGGCCGAGGAGGCCCTGCGCGGCGGCAGCGAGGAGCTGGCCCGCGAGGCCTTGAGGCGCGCCCAGAACCACAAGGACCTCGCCAAGGGCTTTGAGGAGCAAGTCGGCGTGCAGGGCAGCACGGTCGACCAGCTCAAGACCCAGCTGCGCGCCCTGGAAGCCAAGATCGACGAACTCGAATCGCGCAAGTCCCTGCTCGCCGCCCGGCAAAAGACCGCCGAGGCGAGCGCCACCCTGGGCCGCGTCAGCGGGTTCGATCAGGCGGGCAGCGCGATAGACGCCTTCGAGGAGATGGAGCGCAAGGTCGCTGGCATGGAAGACCGCAACCAGGCCATGACCGAGCTGAGCCGCGAAAACGACCTCGACGCCCAGCTGCGCGACCTGGGCCGCGACCGCGACCTCGACGAGGCCTTTGCCGCGCTCAAAAACCGGGTGCAGGGCGACGGCTCCAAGCCGGGCTGATCCAGCCTCGTCCCCCCCCCCAGCCGGGGCGCCCTTGCGGCGCCCTTTTTCTTTCTTTTTCTTTGCCGGGCCGCTCTCCCAGGCGGGCGCGTCAGGCGGACTTCATGTTTGCTGACAGAATGGGACCGATGCTGCGCCTTACCCTGAAGTTCATGCCCCGCCGCCCTTCCTCCCCACGGCCCCGGCGTTTCTCGCCGCTGGGCCTGGGTGCGGCGCCGCTGCTCGCACTGCCGCTGCTGGCTGCCTGCGCCCCCGCCGCGACCCAGACCGCTTCCCCGGCGGCCCCGGTGCAGGCCAGCACGCCGGTCAGCCGGGTGTCTTTCTACCCGCTGGAAACCGGGTTGAGCTGGAGCTATCTGCCTGAAGGCGAGGCGGCTACGGGGCTGCCCTACACGCTGCGGGCGCTGGGACCGACCGTGTTTGCGGGCGAGAGCGTGCTGGCCTTTGCGCTCACCGGGCGCGGCGCCGACCAGACCTGGTACCGCCGGGTAAGCGCGGACGGCGTGCAGCTGCTGGGCTTTCGCAAGCCGGGCGTGACCGTGCGTCTCGACCCGCCCTGGCGCGAGGCCCCGGCGGAGGGGGCGTGGCGCGTCGGGCTGGGCTGGGAGGGGACCAGCCGGGTCACGCTGACGGGCGACGACGGCCGGGCGCAGGCGCAGGGCACGCTGCGGTACCGCTACGACGTGCAAGACCGCCGCCAGGTCACGACGCCCGCCGGGGCCTTCGACGTGTGGGTGGTCACCCGCCAGATCAGCGACGACGTGGGCGGCCTGTTTCCTCAAGCTCAGCAGCTGTGGTTCACGCCCTTCGTCGGCGAGGTCCGCACGCCCGAAGGCCTGCTGCTCACCGGACGCAACTTTGGGGGGAGGTAAAGGTGCGCGCCCTGCTTTACCGTGGGGGCATGCCCTCCCTTTGCCTGCCCCGCCCGCCCCGACTCCTGGGAGGTCAGCCATGAGCGAGCCGACAAGCCTCACCCCGCCCACGCCGCTGCTGGACCGCGTGAACAGCCCGGAAGACCTCAAGAAACTGCCCCGCGAGCAACTGCCGCAGCTGGCCGCCGAGTTGCGCGACGAGATCGTGCGCGTCTGCTCGGTGGGCGGCCTGCACCTCGCGAGCAGCCTGGGCGCGACCGACCTGATCGTGGCGCTGCACTACGTCCTGCACAGCCCGCGTGACCGCATCCTCTTTGACGTGGGCCACCAGGCCTACGCCCATAAGATCCTGACCGGGCGCCGCGCCCAGATGCCGACCGTGAAAAAGGAGGGCGGCCTGTCCGGCTTTACCAAGGTCAGCGAGTCCGAACACGACGCGATCACGGTGGGACACGCCAGCACCAGCCTCGCCAACGCGCTGGGCATGGCGCTGGCCAGAGACGCGCTGGGGCAGGACCATCAGGTCGCCGCCGTGATCGGGGACGGCTCGCTGACGGGCGGCATGGCCCTGGCGGCCCTGAACACCATCGGGGACCGGGGCAGCCGGATGCTGATCGTCCTGAACGACAACGAGATGAGCATCTCGGAAAACGTCGGGGCCATCAACAAGTTCATGCGCGGCCTCCAGGTCCAGAAGTGGTTTCAGGAGGGCGAGGGCGCCGGGAAAAAGGCGGTGCAGGCCGTCAGCAAGCCGCTGGCCGACCTGATGAGCCGGGCCAAGAGCAGCACCCGGCACTTTTTCGACCCCGCCAGCGTGAACCCCTTTGCGGCGATGGGGGTGCGCTACGTCGGCCCGGTGGACGGCCACAACGTGCAGGAACTGGTGTGGCTGATGGAGCGTCTGATCGACCTCGACGGCCCGACCATCCTGCACGTGGTCACCAAGAAGGGCAAGGGCCTGAGCTACGCCGAGGCCGACCCCATCTACTGGCACGGGCCGGGCAAGTTCGACCCGGCGACCGGCGACTTCAAGGCCAGCGACGCCTACTCGTGGAGCGCGGCCTTCGGGGACGCGGTGACCGAACTGGCCAAGGCTGACCCGCGCACCTTCGTGATCACCCCCGCCATGCGCGAGGGCAGCGGGCTGGTGCGCTACAGCCAGGTCCACCCCCACCGCTACCTCGACGTGGGCATCGCCGAGGACGTGGCGGTGACGACCGCCGCCGGGATGGCGCTGCAAGGGCTGAGGCCCGTCGTGGCGATCTACTCGACCTTCCTGCAACGCGCCTACGACCAGGTGCTGCACGACGTGGCGATCGAGAACCTGAACGTCACCTTCGCCATCGACCGGGGCGGCATCGTGGGCGCCGACGGGGCGACGCACAACGGGGTCTTCGATCTGAGCTACCTGCGCTCGATTCCGAATGTGGGCGTCGGCCTGCCGAGGGACGCCGCCGAACTGCGCGGAATGCTGAAGGCCGCTCAGGAGCAGCCCGGCCCCTTCGCCATCCGCTACCCGCGCGGCAACACTGCCCGCGTGCCCGAGGGCACCTGGCCGACACTGGTGTGGGGCAGCTGGGAGCGGCTGCGGGAGGGCGGCGACGTGGTGATCCTGGCGGGCGGCAAGGCGCTGGAGTACGCGCTGAAGGCTGCCGAGGGGCTGCCCGTCGGCGTGGTCAACGCCCGCTTCGTCAAGCCGCTCGACGAGGCGATGCTGCGCGAGATCGCCGCCGACGCCCGCGCCCTCGTCACGGTGGAGGACAACACGGTCGTGGGGGGCTTCGGCAGCGCGGTGCTGGAGGCGCTGAGCCGGATGGGCCTGAACGTGCCCGTGCGGGTGCTGGGCATTCCCGACGAGTTTCAGGACCACGCGACGGTCGAAAGCGTCCACGCCCGCGCCGGAATCGACGCCCCGGCGATCCGCACCGTGCTCGCCGAACTTGGGGTGGACGTGCCGCTGGAAGTGTAGGCGCCTGTGGCCTACGGAGGAGGGAGGCTGGAGCAGAGGCTCTGGCCTCCCCACCTTTTCCACCTGCCCTATTGACCTGCGGCTGATGGAAAAAGGGCAGACTGGGAGAGCGCCCCCGACCTTCCATCCGCTCACAGGAGGCTCCATGCGATTTCCCCTCTTCACGAAAGTGCTGCTGGCGGCCGTGCTGTTCGTCATCCTCGGTGTGTTCTGGAGCTGGGCGGCGGCCGC
The sequence above is a segment of the Deinococcus budaensis genome. Coding sequences within it:
- a CDS encoding TRAM domain-containing protein, yielding MLAFRLFILLLGLGLGWAAGLLLGPGDAELARVNTLSLMLAGALAALLLAPRAERLVTRLWGRLTRWYAGLSPSTVAAATAGLLVALLLSVLLGQLLRALPFYSWVWSVGVTGLLAAFFVPFAVRHADALGFLAFPQVRRQPGSKILDSNVIIDGRIVELTRSGFLEGELVVPGFVLRELQLLADHADPQKRARGKRGLGVLEELRAVRPLRVEDWDDPALKTVDDRLVRLARETGGKLLTNDGNLGRVARLHGLDVLSLHAAAAALKAQVQAGDLLTVTVTKSGQQPGQGVGYLEDGTMVVVEDGLKFRGKPARVQVVNNVQTNMGRMVFARLDKGDAA
- a CDS encoding PspA/IM30 family protein, which encodes MSILDRLSRLLRANVNDLISKAEDPAKIIDQALRDMRAAYTEARTEVADAMSQSAKLTREAGTNRKLAEEYEKKAEEALRGGSEELAREALRRAQNHKDLAKGFEEQVGVQGSTVDQLKTQLRALEAKIDELESRKSLLAARQKTAEASATLGRVSGFDQAGSAIDAFEEMERKVAGMEDRNQAMTELSRENDLDAQLRDLGRDRDLDEAFAALKNRVQGDGSKPG
- the dxs gene encoding 1-deoxy-D-xylulose-5-phosphate synthase; protein product: MSEPTSLTPPTPLLDRVNSPEDLKKLPREQLPQLAAELRDEIVRVCSVGGLHLASSLGATDLIVALHYVLHSPRDRILFDVGHQAYAHKILTGRRAQMPTVKKEGGLSGFTKVSESEHDAITVGHASTSLANALGMALARDALGQDHQVAAVIGDGSLTGGMALAALNTIGDRGSRMLIVLNDNEMSISENVGAINKFMRGLQVQKWFQEGEGAGKKAVQAVSKPLADLMSRAKSSTRHFFDPASVNPFAAMGVRYVGPVDGHNVQELVWLMERLIDLDGPTILHVVTKKGKGLSYAEADPIYWHGPGKFDPATGDFKASDAYSWSAAFGDAVTELAKADPRTFVITPAMREGSGLVRYSQVHPHRYLDVGIAEDVAVTTAAGMALQGLRPVVAIYSTFLQRAYDQVLHDVAIENLNVTFAIDRGGIVGADGATHNGVFDLSYLRSIPNVGVGLPRDAAELRGMLKAAQEQPGPFAIRYPRGNTARVPEGTWPTLVWGSWERLREGGDVVILAGGKALEYALKAAEGLPVGVVNARFVKPLDEAMLREIAADARALVTVEDNTVVGGFGSAVLEALSRMGLNVPVRVLGIPDEFQDHATVESVHARAGIDAPAIRTVLAELGVDVPLEV